In the Bacillota bacterium genome, AAAGAATTACAGCCTCTTCCATAAACTTTATCCTCTTTAAAGTAGCCTCTTCATCGTTAACCATGACCACAGCTATTTGCCCGTTGTCCACTACTGGCTGCCGGCGTACTAAAACTTTACTCCCAGGGATGATATGGCTACCTATCATACTGTCTCCGGTTACTTTAAGGAAAAAGTATTCTCCCCCGTTTAATTCGTCTGCAGATACTTCCTCATATCCTACAAGATTTTGTTCTGCGTATAATGGTTCGCCGGCATGAATTGTACCCAGTACTGGTATTCGTACTGTTTTGCCAATCGGATACGGTCCTTCAAGTTCGGTGGAGTTTAGTGGTTTGCGTAAATCTGAATGGCCTGTTAGCCAATCCATACTAACAGTAAAAAATTGAGCAAGTTTTTGTAAGGTTTTTTGAGTCGGTTGTTTTCTGCCTGATTCATAGTAGGCAATAGTGCTCTGACTTAAATGAAATAACTTAGCCAAATCATCTTGAGATAAGTTTTTTTCTTTTCTTAGTTGGCGTAAACGCTTGCCAAAACTGTTCATTACAACCATCACCAGTCATAATTATAATATTACCCAGAGTCATAATGTAACTAATTATGACTAACGGGTATAATTTTTCTGTCAAACCCTTGACACTATGACTAATGGTCATTTATAATCTGCCCATAGACGATGACCAAAAGTCATAAAAGTGGGTGATTATATTGAAAAATGAGCGGCTAATTAATTTGCGTAAAACCGCTAAACTAACTCAAGGTCAATTAGCTGAAATAGTTGATCCTGAAATATTCATGACACAATTTTAAAAACCTTATAAAGCAAGCACATCAAGGTTTTTTAAAAAAATCACAAATCACCCATTTAGTGAAGCTAAAAATATAGAAAAAGAGCCCAAACTTTGGTAAAGTTAAAAGGCGACAAACCAAACCATACCAAGGAGGGCTCTTCATGAATAGTGTACAGGATTACAGCATGAACTTCAACTCCCGAATGAAATTAAATTTTGCCGGTGGCAACCTAACCTCAGACGCAGGCTTGTTATTGTACAAGGAATTTGATCACAAAATCGGTCTTTCCGAAACCGTTAAAAAA is a window encoding:
- a CDS encoding helix-turn-helix domain-containing protein, yielding MVVMNSFGKRLRQLRKEKNLSQDDLAKLFHLSQSTIAYYESGRKQPTQKTLQKLAQFFTVSMDWLTGHSDLRKPLNSTELEGPYPIGKTVRIPVLGTIHAGEPLYAEQNLVGYEEVSADELNGGEYFFLKVTGDSMIGSHIIPGSKVLVRRQPVVDNGQIAVVMVNDEEATLKRIKFMEEAVILYPDNPNYEPQIHKADKVRIIGVVKRVVFDL
- a CDS encoding IS1380 family transposase, which translates into the protein MNSVQDYSMNFNSRMKLNFAGGNLTSDAGLLLYKEFDHKIGLSETVKK